Genomic window (Cellulosilyticum lentocellum DSM 5427):
TTCATAAACATACCAAGTGAAGCTATTGAAGAGTAATATCTAGACATAAAAGATGAATTACCTGTCATTTGTTCAAGGGTAGAACAATAAAGAGTTTGGTTATATGTTTCTTTAAAATGCATTTCATATAAAGAAAGTTCACTAGACTTACCAATATCAATGGTTTTTAATGAAGATTTATTAACCTGGTTTGTAGAAAGCAGAGATTGTTTAAGAATATCAATTTTAGAAGTACCATTATTACTTTTATCATTGGAAGATCGATGAGAGCATTGGAGTTTGCTATAAGGTTTTTAGTAGCTTGAAAAGTATTCCATAGGTCAGGACTATTCATGGATCGATAATAATTGTATATGTTCATTATGTACACCTCCATTCAAATTGTAAAATTTAGTGTGATATAAAATAGGTAATCTTACTTTAACCTTACGATATATAATTGTTATATATCTGAAAATAGTAAATATTTTATACTGTACTTCAATATAATTTGATACAATAGAAAAAAAGGAGGGGATTGTTATTTTACAGGTTAATCATGTCACGAAAAAATACGGGAAACTTATTGCTAATAATGATTTAAGTTTTGAGATTGGTGATGGAGAGATTGGCATTCTATTAGGGCCTAATGGCGCAGGAAAATCTACACTTATTAAAGCAATTGCAGGATTACTAAGATTTACGGGCGAAATTTACATAGGAAATGAATTAAATAAAACCATTATAGCAAAAAGAAAAATAGGTTATATTCCAGAAATTCCATGTTTATATCCTCTTTTAACGGTGTGGGAGCACTTGGAGTTTATGGCAAGAGCATATAAACTTAATGATTGGGAAGAGTATGCAGAGTATTTATTAAAGCGTTTTGAGATAATGGATAAAAAGGATAAACTAAGCACGGAATTATCTAAAGGTATGCAGCAAAAAGTGAGCATATGTTGTGGTTTAGTACATAGACCAGAGGTGGTGATTTTTGATGAGCCTATGGTAGGATTAGATCCATATGCAATTAAAGAATTAAAACGACTCTTTTTAGAACTAAAGGAGGATAAAAGAACAATACTTATAAGCACACATATGATAGAAAGTATAGAAGACCATTGGGATATGGCTTATATAATGAAGAATGGTGAGTTTATAGCTAAAAGGCTAAAGGATGAATTAATTGGTGAGAGTTTAGAAGAGAGCTTTTTTGAAACCACTATAAAAGAGGAGTGAGCTTGATGAATATATTCTCTTATCTTTTTACAAAACAGTTAAAAAACTATATTTTAGATTTGATGAGACATCCAGTTAAGCTTGTGGGGACAGTTCTGATTGTTGCATTTATTGGGTTTAGTTTGTTTATTTCTTTTATAAAGCCGGTTGAATTAGATGTAAAAGTAAGAAATATTAAAGAATTAGAAATGATAATTACCCTGTTTTTTTTACTTATTTTCTATGTAGCAATTTATGATGGCATAGATAAAGGGACTACTTTTTTTAGATTATGTGATATTAATTTATTATTCACGGCTCCAGTTTCAGAAAAACAAGTTCTACTCTATGGACTAATAAAGCAAACAGCAACGAATCTATTTATAGGAGTAATTCTTGCCTTTCAAATGCCTCGGTTATTAACTAACTATGGTATTAGCTTAGGGCAGTGCCTTTTTATTCTATTAGGGTATCTTATTTTTCTAGGTGTATTACAAATTGTAAGTATGCTTCTATATATTTATATCAACGGAGATGTACGTAGAAAAAGCAAGGTAAAATGGATATTAGTAGGTTCCTTAGTCGCTTTAACAATAAGTGTTGTTTATCAGATCCAAGTAGGAGAAGAGCTGTGGTGGGCACTACAAAATATTAGTTTCCTATTAAGTCTTATTCCTTTAGGTGGTTGGAGTGGAGCAATTGTTGGTAAAATCTTATCAGGAAATTGGCAGGGAATACTTATTTATCTAGTACTATATGTAATAGTACTAGTTTGGATGCTCAAAGAGATATTTGCGGGAAAACTAGATTATTATGAGGAAGTCATTACTGCTACAGAACAAAGAGAGGCTTTACAGAAAAGTCTTAGAACAGGAAAATTCTT
Coding sequences:
- a CDS encoding ABC transporter ATP-binding protein codes for the protein MLQVNHVTKKYGKLIANNDLSFEIGDGEIGILLGPNGAGKSTLIKAIAGLLRFTGEIYIGNELNKTIIAKRKIGYIPEIPCLYPLLTVWEHLEFMARAYKLNDWEEYAEYLLKRFEIMDKKDKLSTELSKGMQQKVSICCGLVHRPEVVIFDEPMVGLDPYAIKELKRLFLELKEDKRTILISTHMIESIEDHWDMAYIMKNGEFIAKRLKDELIGESLEESFFETTIKEE
- a CDS encoding putative ABC exporter domain-containing protein; this translates as MNIFSYLFTKQLKNYILDLMRHPVKLVGTVLIVAFIGFSLFISFIKPVELDVKVRNIKELEMIITLFFLLIFYVAIYDGIDKGTTFFRLCDINLLFTAPVSEKQVLLYGLIKQTATNLFIGVILAFQMPRLLTNYGISLGQCLFILLGYLIFLGVLQIVSMLLYIYINGDVRRKSKVKWILVGSLVALTISVVYQIQVGEELWWALQNISFLLSLIPLGGWSGAIVGKILSGNWQGILIYLVLYVIVLVWMLKEIFAGKLDYYEEVITATEQREALQKSLRTGKFLGDTSTRKHRHLKKLGIGHGKGATTIFYKHLLEGKRSRKTFINTGTIIQCLTAIGAAYVLKRTFQLGESILFVSILIFMLYLQVLLMRVERWSMELQCHYIYLLPISGFQKFIFSALEGCIRCLVENVIIVGLVGIILKMPISLIGLGILLRVSFELFLIALNLLSQRLIGSIANKGIFFVLYYLIAVAMQVPGILLGGYVGIRTGGGLSNINSLLEIVLGVVIVWNMLVALIISFLANGAFNTMELNE